A window of Armatimonadota bacterium genomic DNA:
CCTTTGGGCACTCCTTGGACTTCATGTCCATGAGGCCCTTGTCGTTCGTCGCGTGGAGCTCCGTGTGCGGCCGGGCGCGCCAGGACCTGCCGTCGTCGAGATCGAGGCGCGGCGACTTGCGGAGCTTCGCGAAGACCTCGACGGACTCGTCGGTGGGGAGCAGTGGAAGCGACGCGGTGTCGTTCCAGGTCCGGATGTCCTCTCCGTAGAAGACGGCCGGCTCACGGACGATCCCGCCGGTGTAGCGGTCGAGGCTCGGGTAGGGCCCCCGCAGTGCGACGGGCGTGCGCTCAGCCTCGCGCCGGGCGACGGCGACGAGGCCGATCGTGTAGCGGTGCTCCGCTTCGTCGAAGACCCACCCCTTTGTGTTGAGCAGTGTCGTCACGTCCACGCCCTCGGCCCGCGAGAACACCTCCTGCCGGAACTCGGTCGAGCCCTTGGCGGCGAGCGCCGAGCGCGGCAGGACGACGCCGATGCGTCCACCGTCCTCGCACACGAGGTTCCAGAAGCGCCAGCAAAAGGCCTTGTAGAGGTCGGGGTCGCCCGTGCCCATCCCGGGGTACGATCCAGTGGTGAGCGCACGCCGTAGGGCCTCGGACTCGGCCAGCTCGCGCTCGTACGCCGCGACGAGGTCGGGCCGCTCCCGTCGGTACCTCTCCTTCGCCGCCTCCTGCTCGCGCTGCGGCAGGGACCGCAGCCCCGGCGAATGACGGGCCCAGTAAGCATGTTCCTCGAGGCGTGCCTTCTCCCACGGCGGGTTCCCCACGATCACGTCGAAACCCGGCCGCTCGCGCAGGAACACCTCGGGGAACGCTACGGAGAAGTGGAAGGCATGAAGGTCGCCGAGCCGCTCGCGGGCCGCCAGGTGCTCCTTCGAGCCGGGCAGGCGGTCGCGGATCTCCTCCCACTTGTTCAGGTCCGCTGTCACCGGCACGCCCGAGAGGCGCGCCGCGGTGACGAGGTCGCAGAGCGCCGCCGCCGGCGCCACCGCGGCGAGCGCCGCTTCCTGCGCCCTGCGCGCCCGGGCAAGGTCCGAGGGTGTCGCGTCGGCGAGGCGCGCGAGGCGCCGGAGCGGCTCGGCCGCGGCTCCGAGGAGATGCGCCGCGTCGATGGGGAACAGCGGCAGGCTCCCCTCCTCGATCTTCTCCTTCACCTCGTCGAGCCGCCCGATCCCGACGAGCGAGTTGCCGCGCACGAGGCCGTGGTCGAGGAGCGAGAGGGGCAGCCCCGGCACGAAGGTGTGGATCCAGATCGAGAGCCGCGCAAGCTGCACGGCCGTCGGGTTGAGATCCACGCCGTAGATGCAGCGCCGGGCGATCAGGCGGCGCAGGAGCTGCGTGTCCTCGATCTCGACCTGGTCGGCGAGGGGGCCGAGTGCCTCGAGCGCCGCCGCCCGGATGGTGGCGAGCTCCTCCGCGACGGCAGGCAGGCGCCTGCGCGAGAGGTAGCCCGTGAGCGCGCGCTCGATCCGGTCAACGGCGGCGACCAGGAAGTGCCCCGATCCCATCGCGAGGTCGGCGACGCGGAAGTCGAAGAAGCGCTCGCCGGCGTCCTCATCGCCGAGGGCGTCGAGGCGGGCTAGGTGCTCGGCGACCGCAGGCTCGAGCGAGCGTTCGAGCAGGTGCTCGACGGCGAAGTGCTTGGTGAAGTACGAGCCGGTGGACTTGCGCGCGCCGGAGGCGTTGTGCAGGTAGGTCTCGCCGCGCACGACCGCGGGCGCCTCGCCCTTCTTGCACGGGCGGTAGGCGCCCGACTTGTCCACGGCGAGGTCGGTCTCGGCGACGGAGAGCTCGCTCTCGAGGAGCCCCTCGTAGATCGTGCCGAACTCGCGCACGCCGAGGCTGCGGAAGTCGACGGGGCCGAGCCCTTCGGCGCCTTCGACCAGCAGCAGGTCCGAGAGCGCGGGGCCGAAGACGGTGTTCGGCAGCGAGAGCGCGCCGAGCCGCGCTCCGATCGGCGAGGCCTCCCCGTCCTCGGAGAAGAGCCCGCCGTCGTAGGCCGGCACGCCCCATTCGCGGTTGCCCCGGTCCACGGCGCCGAAGAGGCGCGTCACCTCGTCCCAGAGCGTGTCGCCCTCGTCGAACGAGGCCCCCTTGCGCCGGAGCTCGGCCAGTTCCTGCGCCTTGGTCTTGAGCGAGCGGCGCTGGTAGAGGCCGTTCCACCGGTAGGGCAGGAGGTCCTTGTCCTCGGCGTAGGCGACGAAGAGGAGCCGGAAGAGGACGGCGAGCGCCATCTCGTAGGTGTCGGCCAGGTCCTTCGCCGTCGGTTTCTTCAGCCCTCGTGCCGCGACGATCCCCTGCGCCAGCCGCGGTACGACCGACTGGTAGACGCGCTCGCGCAACCGCTCGGCAAGGTCGCCGGCGAAGCGGCCCGAGGCATCGAGTATCTCTTCCAGGCTCCCGCCAGGCGTGAGCGCCTCGGCCGAGCAGAGGAGCCAGAGATACGCGGCGGCTTCGTCGGGGAGGAGCCCCGCGTGGCACTCGACGTACGTCTCCGTGCGCCCGCGCCGGCCCACGCCCACGCCGACGCGCGCGGGATGGACGCGGATCTTGGCCCCGTGCTGGACGACCACCCACGGCAGGCCCTCGCGATCGGCGACGGCGAGCGCATAGGAGATGGGCGAGAGCCCCGAGAAGCGCTCGCCCGAGAGATCGGGCGCTTCCTCGCGCGCGAGCAGGACGGCGACCGCGACCTTGCGATCCCCCGCCCGCAGGATCGAGGTCGCGCCGTCGTGCCGTTCGATGCCGAAGCCGAGCGCTCGCAGGAGATCGGCGCCACGCTTGGCGAGCGCGCCGCGGGCCTTGCCGCCGGCGGCTTCCCAGTCTGCGCGTTGCCGGGCCCCGCGCTTGAGCTCGTGCGTGGCGAGGAAGCCCTCGTTGCGGACACCGGAGAACTCGGCCTCGAGGGAGGGCAGCGCATCGCGCAGCGCGCGCAACGCCGCGTGCCGATCGGGCTGCTCCAGCGACTCGCGGCAGATGCGCTCGACCTGGCCGCGGTCGACGCAGACGTAGGCCGGCGGGTCGTCCCCAGCCGGCCCGCAGATCGAGGCGCGCTCGCCGTGGAGCGCGACGAAGAGCAGGGGTGCGGCGCGGCCGCCGTTGCGGGCTTTCCATGCGGACCGCAGCGTTGTCGCGTTCGGCTGGGCCGCGGCCGTCGCCACCACCACCTCAAGCGGCGAAGTGCCGTGCCCCAGCGCGAGACCGACTCCTGCAAGCGAGCCGCCCGGAGGAAGCGCGACGGGGCGGAGGGGGATCCCGCCGAGAAAGGCTCCCGCCTCCGTGCTACCCGCGATCTCGCGCGCCATCGGTTCTCATTGTGACTCCGGGCCCCTCCAGAAGCACGGCCTCTCTCGCGCGTCGCCGTCGTGGCCGGCTAACCGTTGTGTTGTGCCGCGGGCCGGCACGACAGTCGGTAGAGCACGACGCTGGAGGCCCGTCGGCACCAACACAGGGTTAGCCGTTACCAAACGATTCCTCCGCCCAGCGGATTGCCGTGCTTCGATCGCCAAGGTACCTTGGAACGCCCGCTATTCGGAATGCTGTTCCTCCGTCCATGTCCTGCGCCCCGATGATTATTCCGCCGTGGCAGTCATTCATCTGACATTGAGACATCATGGTTGAATTGTTGACGATTAGAAAGTAGTCCGGGGTCAGAAGTATCTCGACGCCATTCAGGAGAAATCGTCCACGATTGATGACGATCCTATTCGGGACGTCAAAAGAAATGTCAACGAGGATCTTGCGCGGGGCATCGCGAATCACCAAGTTTCTTCCTACCAACCTTATGTCCCAGGGGGAAACCGAATAGATGAGTTGGTTGTTCTGGATCTGAAGGACGGGACTGTTCGTTTCATCGAAAAGCCTAAGCTGCAATAGCAGGTGACCCTCGTCGAGGACAAACGCGAGCAACGGGACTCCATCAACGCCGACAGGTACCGTAAAGGTGGGCACGCCGCCATACCGAAAGGTAAAGGTGTTCGACCCTAGCACGGCCTCGCATGTGTCACCTGAAAAGTGAAGATCGTAGGGTTTCGAGACCTCGGCACGCAGATTGAACGGGTTGGCGTTTGCTTCACGCACTGCTTCCATAGGGAGAAGTCCTGCAGTCTTCTCCCGGTGGTGCTGATCGCAAAGCAAGGTGATTTCGCCAGCAACGTGGCGCTGCACGTTCGCCCATCCGCGCATGTGCTCATACTCGTACAGGGGCATTCCGCAGATAACGCAGCCGAAGCCGCACCGCCTGCGCACCTCTCGTTGCACTGGATGCGGAATACTTCGAGATGTGGGCGGTGGTTGCTCTGGCACTTCGCTCACCTAGTGACGGCTAACTTGTGTCTAGCCTGACCAGCCTAACACCCCACCCGCGTCAGCCCAACACGACAGAAGCCACAGGACCCGTCCTCGGCAACTGCCCGACAGGTCCGGGTTTCGGCCACCCGAGGTTCCCCCTGTCAGGCATTATACTGCCCTTCCGGCCGGCCTAGCACCCTGGGGCGGAGGAATGGGCGCCCGAAAGGGACGGCCGGAGTGGCCGCGAAGAGAGGTAGGCAGCAATCCCAAAGGAGGATCCAATGAAGCGACTACTCGCCCTCACCGTCGCGGCGGTGATTATCGCCGCGGTCATATCCGTACCTGTGCTCGCCCAGGCGCCGACAAAGCCGGGGAGAGTCGTGCCGTTGAAGTTCACGATTGACTGGGTCTTTGATGGATCGTACGCGCCGTTTCTGCTTGCGCTCGAGAAGGGCTACTACGCCCAGGAGGGCCTGAACGTCACGATAGATCGCGGATTTGGCTCGGCGGACGCCGTGAGCAAGATAGCCGCGGGCGCCTACAGCCTGGGCTTCGCCGACATCAACACTATGATCGAGTTCAACGCCCGCAACCCCGGGCGTGAACTGGTGTCGGTCGCGATGGTGTTCGACGCCATTCCCTCGAGCATCGTGACGCTGCGGCGTGAGGGCATTACCCGTCCGATCGACCTCTACGGGAAGAAGCTGGGCGCGCCGGCCGGCTCGGCCCCGCGCGTGCTGTGGCCGCTCTTCGCCCGGGCGATCGGCATGCACCCGGCCTCGGTGGAGTGGGTGACGATGTCCCCGCCCCTGCGTGAGCCGATGCTGCTGCGCGGTGAGGTGAACGCCGTGGCGGCGTTCTCGTTCAACGCCTTCATCACGCTCAAGACCGCGCGGGTCGACCCGGCCGACATCATCATCTTCCAGTACAACGAGCACGGCCTGCCGCTGTACGGCAACGCCATCCTTGCCCATCCTTCGCTGCTGCAGAGCGAGCCCGACGCGGTGCGCGGGTTTGTCAGGGCCATGACGCGCGCCTGGAAGGACACGGTCGCGAACCCTGCCGAGGCGATCAGCGCCCTCAAGCGCCGCGACCCGATGATCAACGAGGATGTGGAGCGCGAGCGCCTGGTGCTGGCGCTGCAGCACGTCGTCCTGACCAAAGACGTGCGGGCGGCCGGTCTCGGCGGCGTCAAGGGCGAGCGCCTGAGCCGTTCGGTTGACCTGGTGACAGAGGCGTTTGGCCTGCCCCTGAAGCCAGCCTGGCAGCGCGTCTTCACCGACAAGTTCCTGCCGCCCCGGGCCGAGCGCATGCTCGTAGCGAGGTAGGCGCCGGCGCAGGGGGCTCGCGCCGGGGGCGGGAAGGGAGGCGCTTCCCAGACCGCGAAGATGTAGGTCGCACCGGAATCAAAGCATGCGTTCTGGCACCCGGAGAATCCTGTCCTGCTTAAGGAGGGACAAGCTGTGAGGACATTTGTCGCCGTGTTTGCAGCGACGCTGGCCGTCGTGGTGCTCGCCACGGGATTGGGCTTTGCCCAGCCGGCCAGGCAGACGACCTGGAAGTTCACCCTGGACTTCATCGTGCAGGGACCGCAGGCGCCCTTCCTGGTCGCCCTGGAAAAGGGCTACTATGCCGCGGAAGGCCTGAACATCACAGTTGATCGCGGCTTCGGCTCGGCCGACGCGGTGACCAAGATCGCCGGCGGCGCCTACAACCTGGGCTACGCCGATATCAACTCAATGATCGAGTTCAACGCCAGGAACCCCGGCCGGGAACTTGTGGCCATCGCAATCCTCCTGAACGAGCCGCCCTTCTCGATCATCACGCTGCGGCGCGAGGGAATCACGCGCCCGATCGAGCTCTACGGGAAGAAGCTGGGCGCGCCGGCCGGGGACGCCCCGCGCCGCCTCTGGCCGCTCTTCGCCCGCGCGGTGGGCATGCACCCCGCCTCGGTCGAGTGGATCACAATGGACGTGCCGCTGCGCGAGCCGATGCTGGTCAGGGGCGATGTCAATGCCATCTCCGGATTCTACTTCACCTCGTTCATCAACCTGAAGGCTGCGCGTGTAGATCCGGCCGAGATCGTGGCGTTCATGTACAACGACCAGGGCCTTCCCCTCTACGGCAACGCCATCATGGCGCCGCCGGCCCTACTCGAGCGCGAGCCCGAGGCGGTCCGCGGGTTCCTCAGGGCGTTTGTGCGCGCGTTGAAGGACACGATCAACAACCCATCAGAGGCCGTCGCCATAGTCAAGCGGCGCGACCCGCTGCTGCGCGAGGACGTAGAGCTCGAGCGCCTGCATCTCGCGCTCCGGCACAATATCCTGACCAGCGACGTGAAGTCCCACGGCTTCGGCGTGGTCAAGGGCGAGCGCCTGAGCCGGTCCGTTGATCTGCTGACCGAAGCGTTCGCGCTCCCTGTCAAGCCAAGGTGGCAGCAGGTATTCACAGACAAGTTCCTTCCTCCCAAGGCGGAGCGAATGCTTCCCGTGAGGTAGAATAGGCGCTGCAGGGATAGGAAAAACCTAGCGCACGAGGGGTCAACAGATGAGGCGACTGGGGCTCGAACGTGAGCTCGTAGATAGGACTGTTTATGAGCGCGCGGTGGGACGCTTCCGCGACGCCGGGATCGTTCTGCCCACCTTTGCTGAACTCGCAGAACCCTCCCGGATCCCCGCGCGGATACAGAAGGCACTTTCGGGCGTGGACCCCGATGCCCCGCACCCGCTGAACCTCTTCAGGGTGCACTGGTTCAACGGTGCAAACCGCACCGACCGGGTGGCATCACCCGAGCACATTGTGTTACCCAAGGCGCTCACCGGGGTGGACGCACGCATCGTGGTCGCGCTCGGCGACCGCTTCCCGATGATCCGCGCCCACAAGGTGCTGGCCGCCTACGGGTGCATAGCCCCGCGGATAATCACTGGGCAGTTCGATCCTACCGCCCACCGGGCGGTCTGGCCGTCCACCGGCAACTACGCTCGCGGCGGCGTGGCCATTTCGCGCATCATGGGATGCCGGGGAATCGCGGTGCTGCCCCAGGGCATGAGCCGGGAGCGCTTCGAGTGGCTGGAGCGCTGGATAGCCGATCCCCGGGACATCATCCGGACGCCCGGCACCGAGAGCAACGTCAAGGAGATCTACGACAAGTGCGCGGAGCTGGAACGCGATCCGGCCAACATCATCTTCAACCAGTTCTGCGAGTTCGGAAACCATCTGGCGCACTACCTGTGCACGGGCAGGGCGCTCGGGCGCGTTTTCGAGTCGCTGCAGGCCGGCGAGCCTGATCTTCGGCTGCGCGCCTTCGTCTCGGCCTCGGGCTCGGCCGGCACCCTGGGCGCCGGCGACTACCTCAAGGAGCACTGCGGCGCCAGGATCGTGGCCATGGAGGCCCTCGAGTGCCCCACGATGCTCTACAACGGCTTTGGCGAGCACAACATCCAGGGCATCGGTGACAAGCACATACCCTTGATCCACAACGTGACGAACACCGACGTGGTGGCGGCGGTCTCGGACCAGAGCACCGACCGTCTCGACGTGTTGTTCAACACTCCTGCCGGTCGCGAGTACCTCGTGAGCCGGCAGGGCGTGCCGCCCGCGGTGGTTGAACTGATGCCGGCGCTGGGACTCTCCAGCATCTGCAACGTGCTCGGGGCGATCAAGACCGCAAAGCATTTCGGGATGGGCCCTGACGACGTCGTCGTTACCGTCGCCACCGACGGCGCCGCGATGTACGCCACCGAGAGGGAGAAGTCGCTGAAGAAATACTACCCCGGCGGCTTCGATGCGGTCGCCGCGGGCGAGACGTTCGCCGGACACCTGGGCAGCGTCACCAACGATCACTTGCTGGACATGACCCACGCGGATCGGGATCGGGTCTTCAACCTGGGCTACTTCACCTGGGTGGAACAGCAAGGGGTCTCGCTTGAGGAGTTCGAGGCCAGACGGGATCAGCGGTTCTGGACCGAGATGCGCTCGATCATCCCGGCCTGGGATGCGATGATCGAGGAGTTCAACGGACGGACGGGGGCGGCCGCGGCGCTGTGAGCGCTTCTCTATCCATTGTTGTCTGCGCCGGGTGCGGCGCCGCGGCGGCGCCCGGCGATCCCTACCCCTTCCGGTGTCCCAACGCCGGAAGGGGCGATGATACCGATCACGTGATGACGGTCGTGCTGGATGCGGCGCGCCTCAACTTCCCCGGGGAGGGTCCGGCCAACCCCTTCGTACGATACCGCACGCTCTCGCACTCGTACCATCTGGGCTTGGGGCATAGCATGACCGACGCAGATCATGTCGGCCTGGTCGAGGAACTCAACCAGGCCGTGGCACAGGTGGATGGACATGGGTTCGCGGCCACACCGTTCTTCCGGAGCGAGGCGCTGGGCGCCCGCCTCGGATTCGCCAGAGGCGGCGTCTGGGTGAAGGACGAGACCGGCAACGTCTCGGGGTCGCACAAGGCGCGCCATCTGATGGGGCTGCTGATCCACCTGGAGGTCGTCGAACGGGCCGGCCTGACCGCCGGCCGTGGCGCCGGCGCACCCGATTTGGCAATCGCGAGTTGCGGGAACGCGGCGCTGGCCGCCGCGGTGGTGGCCCGGGCCGGCGGGCGGCGGCTCCGGGTGTTCGTGCCTACCAGCGCCGACCCTGTGGTGCTAGCGCGGCTGGAGGCACTGGGTGCGCACCTGACGATCTGCCCCAGGGAGGAAGGCGTGCCGGGCGATCCCACCTACCACCGGCTGCAGCAGGCGGTGCGCGAGGGCGCCTTGCCGTTCACCTGCCAGGGTCCGGACAATGGACTGACGATAGACGGCGGCAAGACCCTGGGATACGAGATCGCCGCGGATCTGGCCGGCGGAGTCGCTGCGCCGGATGGCGGCGCGATCCTGGACCGCCTGTTCATCCAGACAGGCGGCGGCGCGCTGGCCAGCGCGGTGATCCAGGGGCTCGGGGACGCGGTGCGCCTGGGCGCGCTCACCCGAATGCCGCGGATCCACGCGGTGCAGACCCTTGGAGGCCATCCTCTGAAGCGGGCCTACGACCGGCTGCTGGAGCGGGTCGGAGCGGCTCCCGGCAGCGGGTCGGTTCCTGACAGCGGGCCAGGGAGCCGCGAGCGTGTCGAGGAGGCGCTGCGCTACGCCGCCGGGCACCGCTCGCAGTTCATGTGGCCGTGGGAAGAGGAGCCGAAGAGCATCGCACACGGCATCCTCGACGACGAAACTTACGACTGGCTGGCGGTTCTCCGCGGGATGGTAACCACCGGGGGCACTCCGGTCCTGGTCTCGGAAGAAACGCTGAAGGAAGCCAACGCGCTGGCCCAGGCCGCCACGGGCATCAGCGTGGATCACACCGGCTCAGCCGGGCTGGCCGGGCTGCTGCACCTCCACCGCGAGGGCGGCGTTGGGCCGGAAGAACGCGCGGCGGTGTTGTTTACCGGCGTGAAACGATGAGACAATACAAGGGCCGAATGGCCAGCACAAAGGGAGGAACAGGTTAATGAGAAGCTTTCTCGGTAGGGATATCCTGTCGCTCAAGGATTTCGAGCGCAACGAGTTCTTCCGGGTCTTCCAGGTGGCGGACGACCTGAAGCCCTTCGCGCGCGACAGGCGCAACACCGATCTCTTGAAGCACAAGACGCTGGTCACAGCGTTCTACCAGCCCAGCACCCGCACGCGCCTGGCCACGGAGGCCGCCATGCTACGGCTGGGAGGCAGCGTGCTGGGGTTCTCCGATGCCAAGATGACGCGCGCAGGCGACTTCTACCAGGAGTCCATCAAGGACACGGTGCACATGCTCGAATACTACGGCGATGTCATCGCGATGCGCCACTTCCAGCAGGGCGCGCCGCACGAGGCGGCCCGCTGGGCCTCGGTTCCGGTAATCAACTGTGGCGACGGCTGGGGGGAGCACCCCACCCAGGTGTTGATAGACCTGTACACGATCCAGCGCGAGATGGGAACGCTGGACGGCCTCAAGGTGCTGTGCGTGGGCGACATGCGGATGCGCACCATGCACTCGATCCTCTACGCGATGTCGCAGTTCGACACAGAGGCGTTCGTGGTCTCGCCGCCCGAGATGTCCCTCCTTCCCGAGTTCAAGGCAGAACTCGACGCGCTCAGCGTCCGGTACCGGGAGGTCGCCACGGCCGAAGAGGTCATCGGCGAAGCAGACGTGATCTACATGGAGCCCGTGGTCCAGCCCGACTACACGAAGTCCCGTGACGAGCGCTCCGGCGACGTGGGACTCACCCCAGCGGCCTACAAGATCACCCGCCAGTTGCTGCGCGACAAGGGCAAGAGCAGCGCGATCGTGCTGCACTCCCTGCCGCGCATGGACGAACTTACCACCGACGTTGACCCCACCCGCCACGCCAGGTACTGGACCGAGGCGTTCAACGGCGTGGTCGTTCGCATGGCGCTGCTGGCCCTCGTGCTGGGCGCGGTGGAATAGGAGAGATCCCGATGCAGACGTATCTACGCGGACGCGACCTTATCACCCTGCAGGAGTGGACCAAGGAGGAGATAGACACCGCGCTGGACGTGGCACTGGACCTCAAGCGAAGCCGGGCCCTCGACCAGCCGCACGCCATCCTGCGCGACAAGGTTCTGGCGATGCTGTTCTTCTTCTCCAGCACGCGCACCCGCGCCTCGTTCGAGGCCGGCATGGCGCAGTTGGGCGGCCACGCGCAGTTCATCGAGAGCCGCACCACCCAGATCGCCCACGGCGACACCGCCAAGGAGATCGGCGAGATCCTGGGACGCTACAACGACGGCATAGCCATCAGGCACGTGGACTGGGGGGCGGGCAACAAGTACATACGCGAGGTCGCCCAGGCCAGCCGCGTGCCGGTGCTGAACATGCAGTGCGACATCTACCACCCGTTCCAGGCGCTGGCGGACCTGCTGACCATCATTGAGAAGAAGGGCGATCCGCGCGGCAAGACCATCACAGTGAGCTGGGCCTACGCCGCCAGCTACCAGAAGCCGATCAGCGTGCCGCAGAGTCTGATCCTTCTGATGCCCCGCTTCGGCATGAACGTCCGGCTGGTCCATCCGCCGGGATTCCAGCTCATGCCCGAGATCGTGGGGCAGGCGCAGGAGAACGCCCGCCGCGCCAAGGTCGGGTTCGAGATCATGGACGATTTCGAGGCCGGCATTCGCGGTACCGACGTCGTCTACGCGAAGAGCTGGGGCGCGCTGCTGACCGTCAAGAGCGATGAGGAAGGCGCGAAGCACTCCGCCAAGTACAAGAACTGGATCACCGACGAGCGGCGCATGGCAATGGCCGGCGAGGACGCAATCTACATGCATCCCCTGCCCGCCGACCGCAACATCGAGGTCTCCGACGCGGTGATTGATGGGCCCCAGTCGGTGGTCTACGACGAGGCCGAGAACCGGCTCCACGGCCAGAAGGCCGTGATGGCCCTGACAATGAGTTAGCCGGGGGGAGAGCGTATGGCCGGGCGAACCGCGGTAGTGGCAATCGGCGGGAACTCGCTGATCAAGGACTCAAAACGCCAGACGGTGCAGGACCAGTACGAGGCCGCCAGGGAAACCTGCCGGCACATCGCAGGCATGATCCGGGACGGCTGGGACGTGACGATCGGGCATGGCAATGGACCCCAGGTTGGCTTCATCCTGCGCCGGTCCGAGCTGGCAGCCCACGAGCTGCACGAGGTGCCGCTCGACGTTTGCGGCGCCGACAGCCAGGGCGCCATCGGCTACGCGCTCCAGCAGAACCTGTACAACGAGTTCCGCCGGCTCGGCATCAAGAAGGATGCAGTTACCGTGGTGACGCAGGTCGAGGTGAGCGCGGACGATCCTGCCTTCCAGAAACCGACCAAACCGATCGGATCGTTCATGAACGCGGAGAAGGCCCG
This region includes:
- a CDS encoding pyridoxal-phosphate dependent enzyme is translated as MRRLGLERELVDRTVYERAVGRFRDAGIVLPTFAELAEPSRIPARIQKALSGVDPDAPHPLNLFRVHWFNGANRTDRVASPEHIVLPKALTGVDARIVVALGDRFPMIRAHKVLAAYGCIAPRIITGQFDPTAHRAVWPSTGNYARGGVAISRIMGCRGIAVLPQGMSRERFEWLERWIADPRDIIRTPGTESNVKEIYDKCAELERDPANIIFNQFCEFGNHLAHYLCTGRALGRVFESLQAGEPDLRLRAFVSASGSAGTLGAGDYLKEHCGARIVAMEALECPTMLYNGFGEHNIQGIGDKHIPLIHNVTNTDVVAAVSDQSTDRLDVLFNTPAGREYLVSRQGVPPAVVELMPALGLSSICNVLGAIKTAKHFGMGPDDVVVTVATDGAAMYATEREKSLKKYYPGGFDAVAAGETFAGHLGSVTNDHLLDMTHADRDRVFNLGYFTWVEQQGVSLEEFEARRDQRFWTEMRSIIPAWDAMIEEFNGRTGAAAAL
- a CDS encoding ABC transporter substrate-binding protein; its protein translation is MKRLLALTVAAVIIAAVISVPVLAQAPTKPGRVVPLKFTIDWVFDGSYAPFLLALEKGYYAQEGLNVTIDRGFGSADAVSKIAAGAYSLGFADINTMIEFNARNPGRELVSVAMVFDAIPSSIVTLRREGITRPIDLYGKKLGAPAGSAPRVLWPLFARAIGMHPASVEWVTMSPPLREPMLLRGEVNAVAAFSFNAFITLKTARVDPADIIIFQYNEHGLPLYGNAILAHPSLLQSEPDAVRGFVRAMTRAWKDTVANPAEAISALKRRDPMINEDVERERLVLALQHVVLTKDVRAAGLGGVKGERLSRSVDLVTEAFGLPLKPAWQRVFTDKFLPPRAERMLVAR
- a CDS encoding ABC transporter substrate-binding protein; the encoded protein is MFAATLAVVVLATGLGFAQPARQTTWKFTLDFIVQGPQAPFLVALEKGYYAAEGLNITVDRGFGSADAVTKIAGGAYNLGYADINSMIEFNARNPGRELVAIAILLNEPPFSIITLRREGITRPIELYGKKLGAPAGDAPRRLWPLFARAVGMHPASVEWITMDVPLREPMLVRGDVNAISGFYFTSFINLKAARVDPAEIVAFMYNDQGLPLYGNAIMAPPALLEREPEAVRGFLRAFVRALKDTINNPSEAVAIVKRRDPLLREDVELERLHLALRHNILTSDVKSHGFGVVKGERLSRSVDLLTEAFALPVKPRWQQVFTDKFLPPKAERMLPVR
- the pyrB gene encoding aspartate carbamoyltransferase; its protein translation is MRSFLGRDILSLKDFERNEFFRVFQVADDLKPFARDRRNTDLLKHKTLVTAFYQPSTRTRLATEAAMLRLGGSVLGFSDAKMTRAGDFYQESIKDTVHMLEYYGDVIAMRHFQQGAPHEAARWASVPVINCGDGWGEHPTQVLIDLYTIQREMGTLDGLKVLCVGDMRMRTMHSILYAMSQFDTEAFVVSPPEMSLLPEFKAELDALSVRYREVATAEEVIGEADVIYMEPVVQPDYTKSRDERSGDVGLTPAAYKITRQLLRDKGKSSAIVLHSLPRMDELTTDVDPTRHARYWTEAFNGVVVRMALLALVLGAVE
- a CDS encoding pyridoxal-phosphate dependent enzyme, with translation MSASLSIVVCAGCGAAAAPGDPYPFRCPNAGRGDDTDHVMTVVLDAARLNFPGEGPANPFVRYRTLSHSYHLGLGHSMTDADHVGLVEELNQAVAQVDGHGFAATPFFRSEALGARLGFARGGVWVKDETGNVSGSHKARHLMGLLIHLEVVERAGLTAGRGAGAPDLAIASCGNAALAAAVVARAGGRRLRVFVPTSADPVVLARLEALGAHLTICPREEGVPGDPTYHRLQQAVREGALPFTCQGPDNGLTIDGGKTLGYEIAADLAGGVAAPDGGAILDRLFIQTGGGALASAVIQGLGDAVRLGALTRMPRIHAVQTLGGHPLKRAYDRLLERVGAAPGSGSVPDSGPGSRERVEEALRYAAGHRSQFMWPWEEEPKSIAHGILDDETYDWLAVLRGMVTTGGTPVLVSEETLKEANALAQAATGISVDHTGSAGLAGLLHLHREGGVGPEERAAVLFTGVKR
- a CDS encoding ornithine carbamoyltransferase, whose amino-acid sequence is MQTYLRGRDLITLQEWTKEEIDTALDVALDLKRSRALDQPHAILRDKVLAMLFFFSSTRTRASFEAGMAQLGGHAQFIESRTTQIAHGDTAKEIGEILGRYNDGIAIRHVDWGAGNKYIREVAQASRVPVLNMQCDIYHPFQALADLLTIIEKKGDPRGKTITVSWAYAASYQKPISVPQSLILLMPRFGMNVRLVHPPGFQLMPEIVGQAQENARRAKVGFEIMDDFEAGIRGTDVVYAKSWGALLTVKSDEEGAKHSAKYKNWITDERRMAMAGEDAIYMHPLPADRNIEVSDAVIDGPQSVVYDEAENRLHGQKAVMALTMS
- a CDS encoding HNH endonuclease — protein: MPEQPPPTSRSIPHPVQREVRRRCGFGCVICGMPLYEYEHMRGWANVQRHVAGEITLLCDQHHREKTAGLLPMEAVREANANPFNLRAEVSKPYDLHFSGDTCEAVLGSNTFTFRYGGVPTFTVPVGVDGVPLLAFVLDEGHLLLQLRLFDETNSPVLQIQNNQLIYSVSPWDIRLVGRNLVIRDAPRKILVDISFDVPNRIVINRGRFLLNGVEILLTPDYFLIVNNSTMMSQCQMNDCHGGIIIGAQDMDGGTAFRIAGVPRYLGDRSTAIRWAEESFGNG